The Desulfatitalea tepidiphila genome window below encodes:
- a CDS encoding acetyl-CoA C-acetyltransferase has translation MREAVIVSAVRTPLGGFNGALTNIGATDLGGMVMAEAVRRAGIQPAQVDEAIMGQVLPCGYGQNPAKQAAIKAGLPWETECITINKVCGSALKSVMLAAQAIQLGDADIVVAGGMENMSMAPYYLEKARFGYRMGPGQMQDHMVHDGLWDIVNDFHMGISNELCSEKYNISRETQDRYADQSYKKALAAISAGRFKDEILPVAIPQRKGDPKIFDSDECPRETSFEILSKMPGAFKKGGVTTAGNSSVISDGAAAVVVMARERAEALGCNIMATVGAQASFGIDMKYVLVAPIWAVPKALKKEGIGIDQVDLFEINEAFSGSTCAVMQELELDPDKTNVNGGSVALGHPIGASGCRVLVTLLYEMIRRDSKIGVASLCLGGGEAVALVVKR, from the coding sequence ATGCGTGAAGCAGTGATTGTCAGTGCGGTCCGCACGCCACTGGGCGGATTCAATGGTGCTTTGACCAACATCGGGGCCACCGATCTGGGCGGCATGGTCATGGCCGAAGCAGTCCGGCGCGCCGGTATCCAGCCGGCTCAAGTCGACGAAGCGATCATGGGCCAGGTGCTGCCCTGCGGATACGGCCAGAACCCGGCCAAGCAGGCGGCCATCAAGGCGGGTCTGCCCTGGGAAACCGAATGCATTACCATCAACAAAGTGTGCGGCTCGGCCCTTAAATCCGTGATGCTCGCAGCCCAGGCCATTCAACTGGGTGATGCCGATATTGTCGTGGCCGGCGGCATGGAAAACATGAGCATGGCGCCCTACTACCTGGAAAAGGCGCGCTTCGGCTACCGCATGGGCCCGGGCCAGATGCAGGACCACATGGTCCACGACGGCCTGTGGGATATTGTCAACGACTTTCACATGGGCATCTCCAACGAACTGTGCTCGGAGAAGTACAACATCTCCCGGGAAACCCAGGATCGTTATGCCGACCAGAGCTACAAAAAAGCCTTGGCCGCCATCTCCGCGGGACGATTCAAGGATGAAATCCTGCCTGTCGCCATTCCCCAGCGCAAGGGAGATCCCAAGATTTTCGACAGCGACGAGTGCCCGCGCGAAACCAGCTTCGAGATCCTGTCCAAGATGCCCGGCGCCTTCAAGAAGGGCGGCGTCACCACGGCCGGCAATTCGTCGGTGATCAGCGACGGTGCCGCGGCCGTCGTGGTCATGGCGCGCGAACGGGCCGAAGCCCTGGGCTGCAATATCATGGCGACCGTCGGGGCCCAGGCCTCATTTGGCATCGACATGAAGTACGTGCTGGTGGCCCCCATCTGGGCCGTGCCCAAGGCGCTCAAAAAAGAGGGCATCGGCATCGACCAGGTGGATCTGTTCGAGATCAACGAGGCCTTTTCCGGCTCCACCTGCGCCGTCATGCAGGAGCTCGAGCTCGACCCGGACAAGACCAACGTCAACGGCGGCTCGGTGGCCCTGGGCCATCCCATCGGCGCCAGCGGTTGCCGCGTACTGGTCACCCTGCTTTACGAAATGATCCGGCGCGACAGCAAAATCGGCGTGGCCTCCCTATGCCTGGGCGGTGGAGAAGCCGTTGCACTGGTCGTAAAACGATAA
- a CDS encoding redoxin domain-containing protein, with product MMRKKLMIGLASAGLIFFGCAANNQALGPHHVGGTAEDFTLQDQNDESVTLSGMLEGRRGAVIAFYPKDDTKN from the coding sequence ATGATGCGGAAAAAGTTGATGATAGGCCTTGCCTCGGCCGGGTTGATTTTTTTTGGATGTGCGGCGAACAACCAGGCGCTTGGCCCTCACCATGTGGGTGGCACGGCCGAGGATTTTACTCTTCAGGACCAGAATGACGAATCAGTTACGTTGAGCGGGATGCTCGAGGGGCGCCGGGGTGCGGTGATCGCTTTTTACCCAAAGGACGACACAAAAAACTGA
- a CDS encoding response regulator — MIRVFLADDHSIVRAGLRRLIEESGDMEVVAEAADGSEAIRMIREIRPDVAVVDLSMPQIDGLEVIGRIHPEFPELPIIVLTMHAENQYVVRAIEAGAMGYITKQSAPEQLVKAIRKVISGARYLTDDATESLALRVSKGRRGASGLDDLSTRELQVLRRLALGHTNREIAETYHISIKTVDTYRFRLLKKLHLRNNADLSRFAIQNGLIEP, encoded by the coding sequence ATGATCCGAGTGTTTTTGGCAGATGACCACAGCATCGTTCGCGCAGGGCTGCGTCGCCTGATCGAAGAGAGCGGCGACATGGAGGTGGTCGCCGAGGCGGCCGACGGCAGTGAAGCCATCCGTATGATTCGCGAGATTCGCCCCGACGTGGCCGTCGTGGATCTCTCCATGCCGCAGATCGACGGACTGGAAGTCATCGGCCGCATCCATCCCGAATTTCCGGAGCTTCCGATCATCGTCCTGACCATGCACGCGGAAAACCAATACGTAGTGCGCGCCATCGAGGCCGGCGCCATGGGATACATCACCAAGCAGTCTGCGCCCGAGCAGTTGGTGAAGGCGATCCGCAAGGTTATCAGCGGCGCGCGTTATCTGACCGACGATGCCACCGAATCCCTGGCTTTGCGGGTTTCCAAGGGCCGGCGGGGCGCGTCGGGTCTCGACGATCTCTCCACCCGGGAACTGCAGGTGCTGCGCCGCCTGGCCCTGGGACACACCAACCGAGAGATTGCCGAAACCTACCACATCAGCATCAAGACCGTGGACACCTACCGTTTCCGGCTGCTCAAAAAACTCCACCTGCGCAACAACGCCGACCTGTCCCGCTTTGCCATCCAGAACGGCCTGATCGAACCTTAG
- a CDS encoding 3-hydroxybutyryl-CoA dehydrogenase, translated as MEIKTFGVVGAGQMGCGIAQVAAQSGLNVIMNDIKDEFVQRGLSTITKFFDKGIQKGKLTEAQKSDVLGRIQPSTSLDDMAGADFVVEAAVEREDLKFEIFRKLDKICRPEVILSTNTSSIPIGRIASQTSRPAQVIGMHFMNPVPLMKLVEVIRGIATSEETFKTTWDLSVEFGKTPAEANDYPGFIANRILLPMINEAIFALYHGVGTREAIDTVMQLGMNHPMGPLTLADLIGLDTCLAIMETLYEGFKDSKYRPCPLLRKYVEAGWLGRKTGKGFYEY; from the coding sequence ATGGAGATCAAAACCTTTGGCGTGGTGGGCGCCGGTCAGATGGGCTGCGGCATCGCCCAGGTGGCGGCTCAAAGCGGCCTGAACGTGATCATGAACGACATCAAGGACGAATTCGTGCAACGCGGTCTGAGCACGATCACCAAATTCTTCGACAAGGGGATTCAAAAGGGCAAGCTGACCGAGGCCCAGAAGAGTGATGTCCTCGGACGCATCCAACCGAGTACGTCCCTGGACGATATGGCCGGCGCCGACTTCGTGGTCGAAGCCGCCGTGGAGCGCGAAGACCTCAAATTCGAGATCTTCCGCAAGCTGGACAAGATCTGTCGGCCCGAAGTGATCCTGAGCACCAACACCTCGTCCATCCCCATCGGCCGCATCGCCTCCCAGACTTCGCGGCCGGCCCAAGTCATCGGCATGCACTTCATGAACCCGGTGCCCCTGATGAAACTCGTCGAGGTAATCCGGGGCATCGCCACCTCCGAAGAGACCTTCAAGACCACCTGGGACCTCTCGGTGGAGTTCGGCAAGACCCCGGCCGAAGCCAACGACTACCCCGGCTTCATCGCCAACCGCATTCTTCTGCCCATGATCAACGAAGCGATTTTCGCCCTCTACCATGGCGTGGGCACCCGCGAAGCCATCGACACAGTCATGCAGCTCGGCATGAACCACCCCATGGGCCCGCTGACCCTGGCCGATCTCATCGGACTGGACACCTGTCTGGCCATCATGGAGACCCTTTACGAAGGCTTCAAAGACTCCAAGTACCGCCCCTGTCCTCTGCTTCGCAAGTACGTGGAAGCAGGCTGGCTGGGCCGCAAGACCGGCAAGGGATTCTACGAGTATTAG
- a CDS encoding PAS domain S-box protein, whose product MGLRHILMVLSLLAFLSASAGGVLYYSALRRAAFTEAEQGAATRTQLIHKSITSFLSEHHNTIVTLAGLPALQEALLIDTPDALYRGNVMLDHFAATLNADVCYLMNRDGMTVASSNRREVDSFVGQNFRFRPYFQQAIRGGHGTYLALGVTSGKRGVYHAYPVYSDPEDRPIGVAVIKSSIEIIEQELGLPAEDIVLVINEAGVIFISNRTEWLFHLAWRLSPEQLRDLRETRQFGPGPWEWTGLIRNDNYVTDRNGQRYLIHRADIDRFADWHILYLRNTRAISQSVSGPLLSIVRPVALLLSVLIGISVLVLYQKASREILRRRTAEQALRQSENRYRSLYHHTPAMLHSIDRQGRLLSVSDFWVETTGYSREEALGRPLTDFLAPESRQYAASVSLPQFFKYGHVKDVPYRLIKKNGETIDILLSAIADRGPDGTIQRSLAVSIDVTERNRAEEALRIAKEELSRYSKELEQQVRKRTSEITAILKYTPAVVYMKDTQGRYLLVNSRFEKLFGVTSAEVRGKTDDELLPAEVARQFSANDEQVLTTGESLHVEEQIPLPEGRQTYLSVKFPIYEASGKIQGVCGIAADITALKRAQEQLRRLSGSIMANQEKERALIARELHDELGQLLTALRMDAVWLQEHLKGKDTPAAERARAICELVDTTIEEVRAMAIRLRPGVLDDLGLVEALEWYTTEFERRAEIACIFNHGAIPAVENTIATAAYRIAQEALTNVARHARANRAKVDLRMADDILVLDVRDDGVGFNPGALSENQMLGLAGMRERAALVGGRLDVASLPGRGTAVQFQVRLTGSFGGTI is encoded by the coding sequence ATGGGCCTTCGCCACATTCTCATGGTGCTCTCGCTGCTGGCGTTTCTATCCGCTTCGGCCGGCGGTGTGCTTTACTACTCGGCCCTGCGCCGGGCCGCCTTCACCGAAGCCGAGCAGGGGGCGGCCACGCGGACCCAGTTGATCCATAAGAGCATCACCTCGTTTCTTTCCGAACACCACAACACCATCGTCACCCTGGCCGGCCTGCCGGCGCTGCAGGAGGCCCTGCTGATCGACACCCCCGATGCCCTGTACCGCGGCAACGTGATGCTCGACCATTTCGCGGCCACCCTCAACGCCGACGTCTGCTACCTGATGAATCGCGATGGGATGACCGTCGCTTCGAGCAACCGCAGGGAGGTCGACAGCTTCGTCGGCCAAAACTTCCGCTTCCGCCCCTATTTCCAGCAGGCGATCAGGGGGGGGCACGGCACCTATCTGGCCCTGGGCGTCACCTCCGGCAAACGCGGCGTGTACCATGCGTATCCGGTCTATTCCGATCCCGAGGACAGGCCGATCGGGGTGGCGGTGATCAAGTCCTCCATCGAAATCATCGAACAAGAACTGGGGCTGCCTGCGGAGGACATTGTCCTGGTCATCAACGAGGCCGGCGTGATCTTTATCTCCAATCGGACCGAATGGCTATTCCATCTCGCCTGGCGTCTGTCACCCGAACAACTCCGGGATCTGCGCGAAACCCGGCAGTTCGGGCCGGGACCGTGGGAATGGACCGGCCTCATCCGAAACGATAACTATGTCACCGATCGCAACGGTCAACGCTATTTGATCCATCGGGCCGACATCGACCGCTTCGCCGATTGGCATATTCTTTATCTGCGCAACACGCGCGCCATCTCCCAATCGGTCTCCGGACCGCTGCTGAGCATCGTGCGCCCGGTGGCCCTGCTGCTATCGGTCCTGATCGGCATATCGGTATTGGTGCTCTATCAGAAAGCCAGCCGCGAAATTCTTCGTCGCCGCACTGCCGAACAGGCCCTGCGCCAAAGCGAAAACCGCTACCGCTCGCTGTATCACCACACCCCGGCCATGCTGCACTCCATCGATCGGCAGGGCCGGCTGCTCAGCGTCAGCGATTTCTGGGTGGAGACCACCGGCTACAGCCGGGAAGAGGCCCTGGGCCGGCCGCTCACCGATTTTCTGGCGCCCGAATCCCGGCAATACGCTGCCTCGGTGAGCCTGCCGCAGTTTTTCAAATACGGCCATGTCAAGGATGTGCCCTACCGGCTGATCAAAAAAAACGGCGAAACCATCGATATCCTGCTGTCGGCCATCGCCGACCGCGGCCCGGACGGCACCATCCAGCGGTCCCTGGCGGTCTCCATCGACGTGACCGAACGCAACCGGGCCGAAGAGGCGCTGCGCATCGCCAAAGAGGAACTGAGCCGCTATTCCAAGGAGCTGGAGCAGCAAGTTCGCAAGCGTACCAGTGAAATCACGGCCATCCTTAAATATACACCGGCGGTGGTCTACATGAAGGATACCCAGGGACGTTACCTGCTGGTCAACTCGCGTTTCGAAAAGCTGTTCGGGGTGACCAGCGCCGAGGTCCGGGGCAAAACCGACGACGAACTCCTGCCCGCCGAAGTGGCCCGGCAATTCAGCGCCAACGACGAACAGGTCCTGACCACGGGCGAATCCCTGCATGTCGAAGAGCAGATTCCACTACCCGAAGGACGCCAGACCTACCTGTCGGTCAAGTTTCCCATCTACGAGGCATCGGGCAAGATCCAGGGGGTTTGCGGCATCGCCGCAGACATCACAGCGCTGAAGCGTGCCCAGGAACAGCTGCGCCGGCTATCCGGGTCGATCATGGCCAACCAGGAAAAGGAACGGGCGCTGATCGCCAGGGAACTGCACGACGAACTGGGGCAGCTGCTCACGGCGCTGCGCATGGATGCGGTATGGCTGCAGGAACACCTGAAGGGCAAGGACACGCCGGCCGCCGAACGCGCGAGGGCCATCTGCGAACTGGTGGACACCACCATCGAGGAGGTGCGCGCCATGGCCATTCGCCTGCGCCCCGGCGTGCTGGACGACTTGGGGCTGGTCGAGGCCCTGGAATGGTATACGACCGAATTCGAACGGCGGGCAGAAATCGCCTGTATTTTCAACCACGGCGCCATTCCCGCCGTGGAAAACACCATCGCCACGGCCGCCTATCGTATCGCCCAGGAGGCGCTGACCAACGTGGCGCGGCATGCCAGGGCCAACCGGGCCAAAGTGGATTTACGCATGGCGGACGACATCCTGGTGCTCGACGTCCGCGACGATGGCGTGGGTTTCAATCCTGGTGCGCTTTCGGAAAACCAGATGCTGGGTTTGGCGGGCATGCGGGAGCGGGCCGCTTTGGTGGGTGGACGTCTCGATGTCGCCTCCCTGCCGGGCCGGGGCACCGCGGTCCAGTTCCAGGTACGGTTGACCGGCTCCTTTGGAGGCACCATATGA